The Xenorhabdus doucetiae genome has a window encoding:
- the pdxA gene encoding 4-hydroxythreonine-4-phosphate dehydrogenase PdxA, translating into MHNNKPIIITPGEPAGVGPDLVIALAQKAWPIQLVVCADPELMLSRAKQLNLPLQLQTYSPEHTSSQAAGTLTILPVDLQSPTIAGELNRKNGTYVTKTLAKACDGCLSGEFSALVTGPVHKGVINDAGVPFTGHTEFFADHSQCSRVVMMLATEELRVALATTHLPILDVPKAITFDSLREVITILNHDLKTKFGIPRPHIYVCGLNPHAGEGGHMGHEEIDVIIPALDSLRAEGLWLEGPLPADTLFQPKYLDHADAVLSMYHDQGLPVLKYQGFGRAVNITLGLPFIRTSVDHGTALELAGTGQADVGSFITALNLAIKMIQNSNE; encoded by the coding sequence ATGCACAATAATAAACCCATTATCATTACCCCCGGCGAACCAGCCGGGGTTGGTCCTGATTTAGTCATTGCGCTTGCTCAAAAAGCGTGGCCGATACAACTGGTTGTTTGTGCCGACCCGGAGCTAATGCTCTCGCGAGCCAAGCAACTGAATTTACCCCTGCAACTACAAACTTACTCCCCTGAACACACTTCATCACAAGCTGCCGGCACCCTGACTATTCTGCCCGTTGACCTTCAATCCCCGACGATTGCAGGGGAGTTAAACCGAAAAAACGGGACTTATGTCACGAAAACCTTAGCAAAAGCTTGCGATGGTTGTCTGAGTGGGGAATTTTCAGCATTAGTGACTGGGCCTGTGCATAAGGGTGTCATTAATGATGCAGGCGTTCCTTTTACCGGGCATACTGAATTTTTTGCTGACCACAGCCAATGCTCAAGGGTGGTCATGATGTTGGCAACCGAAGAGCTGCGAGTTGCACTGGCAACAACGCACCTGCCAATTCTGGATGTCCCGAAAGCGATTACCTTTGATTCCCTGCGGGAAGTGATCACGATTCTTAATCACGATCTAAAAACGAAATTCGGTATCCCTCGTCCCCATATCTACGTTTGCGGCCTGAATCCTCATGCCGGTGAAGGAGGACATATGGGGCATGAAGAAATCGATGTCATCATTCCCGCCTTAGACAGTCTGAGGGCAGAAGGCCTATGGCTGGAAGGTCCATTGCCTGCGGATACCCTGTTCCAGCCCAAATATTTAGATCATGCCGATGCCGTGCTTTCGATGTATCACGATCAAGGGCTACCCGTGTTAAAATACCAAGGTTTTGGCAGGGCAGTGAATATTACGCTGGGTCTGCCATTTATCCGAACTTCTGTCGATCATGGCACAGCACTGGAGCTGGCAGGGACAGGTCAAGCTGATGTGGGGAGTTTTATCACCGCATTGAATCTAGCAATTAAAATGATACAAAACAGTAATGAATAA
- the apaG gene encoding Co2+/Mg2+ efflux protein ApaG, translating to MLNEPRVYIQVQSTYVESQSQPEQQRFVFAYTISIRNLGHSPVQLLSRYWRITNSDGHQTEIQGEGVVGKQPLIPPGTEYRYSSGAILETPLGTMEGHYEMVDHDGRSFRVAIPVFRLAIPTLIN from the coding sequence ATGCTCAATGAACCCAGAGTTTATATCCAAGTACAAAGTACTTATGTAGAAAGCCAATCACAGCCGGAACAACAACGTTTTGTGTTTGCTTATACAATATCAATTCGCAATCTTGGGCATTCCCCTGTGCAACTTCTTAGCCGTTACTGGCGCATTACCAACAGTGATGGTCACCAAACCGAAATTCAGGGTGAAGGGGTTGTGGGAAAACAACCTTTGATCCCGCCGGGAACAGAATACCGCTACAGTAGTGGCGCGATTTTGGAAACCCCTCTGGGAACAATGGAAGGCCACTATGAAATGGTTGATCACGATGGCCGTTCGTTCCGTGTCGCCATTCCCGTGTTCCGGCTGGCTATTCCAACACTGATAAATTAA
- the apaH gene encoding bis(5'-nucleosyl)-tetraphosphatase (symmetrical) ApaH gives MATYLIGDIHGCYREFRALLEQVDFNPSEDTLWLTGDLVARGPDSLAVLRYIKQLGSAVRLVLGNHDLHLLAVYAKISRNKAKDLLAELLAAPDIDELINWLRKQPVLQINDELKLVMAHAGITPQWDLATAKICAREVEAILRSDSYPLFLNEMYGDMPNNWTPELSGLARLRYSTNALTRMRYCFPNGQLDMSCKSKPENAPAPLKPWFKLPRRIPEDYSIAFGHWAALEGQGTPAGIYALDTGCCWGGKLTLLRWEDKHYFSQDSLFTK, from the coding sequence ATGGCGACATACCTTATTGGCGATATTCACGGTTGTTATCGTGAATTTCGCGCTTTGTTAGAACAAGTCGATTTTAATCCCAGCGAAGATACGCTATGGCTGACAGGCGATCTCGTCGCCCGTGGCCCGGATTCATTGGCTGTACTGCGCTATATCAAGCAACTCGGTTCCGCGGTGAGGCTCGTACTGGGCAATCATGATCTCCATCTGTTGGCGGTTTACGCTAAAATCAGCCGCAATAAAGCGAAAGATTTGCTGGCTGAATTACTCGCCGCACCGGATATTGATGAGTTGATCAATTGGTTGAGAAAACAGCCCGTGTTGCAAATCAATGACGAACTGAAGCTCGTCATGGCACATGCCGGGATCACCCCACAATGGGATTTGGCAACCGCCAAAATATGCGCCCGTGAAGTGGAAGCTATTCTTCGCAGTGACAGTTATCCGTTGTTTCTCAACGAAATGTATGGGGATATGCCGAATAACTGGACGCCAGAGTTAAGCGGCCTTGCCCGGTTGCGTTACAGTACCAATGCCTTGACCCGCATGCGTTATTGCTTTCCAAACGGTCAATTGGATATGAGCTGCAAATCCAAACCGGAAAATGCCCCTGCCCCACTGAAACCGTGGTTCAAATTACCGCGCCGCATTCCTGAAGACTATTCCATTGCCTTTGGTCACTGGGCTGCACTGGAAGGCCAGGGGACACCTGCCGGCATCTACGCGCTGGATACGGGATGTTGTTGGGGCGGGAAATTGACCCTGCTTCGTTGGGAGGATAAACACTATTTCAGTCAGGATTCATTATTCACTAAATGA
- the rsmA gene encoding 16S rRNA (adenine(1518)-N(6)/adenine(1519)-N(6))-dimethyltransferase RsmA translates to MNNKVHQGHHARKRFGQNFLTDQFIIDSIVNAMNPQVGQAVVEIGPGLGALTEPVGERMDKMTVVELDRDLAARLHVHPKLKDKLTIIQQDAMTVDFGQIAKQRGQSLRVFGNLPYNISTPLMFHLFSYTDAIADMNFMLQKEVVNRLVAGPGSKAYGRLSVMAQYYCQVIPILEVPPTAFTPAPKVDSAIVRLIPHKSMPYPVQNIRMLAQITTQAFNQRRKTLRNSLGNIFSAEQLSELGVDPGTRAENISVEQYCKMANWLASQPKIA, encoded by the coding sequence ATGAATAACAAAGTCCATCAAGGGCACCACGCCCGTAAACGTTTCGGGCAAAACTTTTTAACCGATCAATTTATCATTGATAGTATTGTCAATGCGATGAACCCACAGGTCGGCCAAGCCGTCGTGGAAATCGGCCCCGGTTTGGGAGCTCTGACTGAGCCAGTGGGCGAACGCATGGATAAAATGACGGTTGTCGAACTTGACCGCGATTTGGCGGCTCGCCTGCATGTTCATCCCAAACTGAAAGATAAGCTGACCATCATTCAGCAAGATGCAATGACGGTTGATTTTGGTCAGATCGCCAAACAGCGCGGGCAATCTCTGCGCGTATTTGGCAACCTGCCTTATAACATTTCGACCCCGTTGATGTTCCATCTTTTCAGCTATACTGATGCTATCGCTGATATGAACTTTATGTTGCAAAAAGAAGTCGTGAATCGTCTGGTCGCGGGGCCTGGCAGTAAAGCCTACGGACGTTTAAGTGTCATGGCACAATACTACTGTCAGGTAATACCTATTCTTGAAGTACCGCCGACGGCATTTACACCTGCGCCGAAAGTGGATTCTGCCATTGTGCGTTTGATCCCACACAAGAGCATGCCTTATCCTGTTCAGAATATTCGCATGTTAGCCCAGATTACCACTCAGGCATTTAACCAACGGAGAAAAACGCTCCGCAATAGCCTTGGGAATATTTTTTCTGCTGAACAGTTATCTGAACTAGGCGTTGATCCCGGTACGCGGGCTGAAAACATCTCTGTCGAGCAATACTGTAAGATGGCAAACTGGTTAGCATCTCAACCTAAAATTGCCTAA
- the surA gene encoding peptidylprolyl isomerase SurA — MKNWKSLIFGLMFSVNSVAMAAPQELNKVAAVVNNDVVLESDVNSLLQSVKLNAKHAGQQIPDEKALRHQILERLIMDAIILQMADRMQITIPDQVLDSAITNIAAQNHLSLAQLKQNLVADGISFDTYRNQIRKEMMIAEVRNNEVRRRVTILPQEVDSLANQISSQNSQDSELNISQILIPLPENPSQEQVEKAGTTIQKILSELKNGVDFGKLALTYSGDSQALKGGNMGWNKLQELPSLFAAQLQSAQKGQIIGPIRSGVGFHILKVNDIRGGQMPIAVTEVEARHILLKTSPILNDEQARNELMQLREAILSGKTSFEEAAKEHSEDPGSAMRGGELGWNLPSAYDPAFRDALMKLQKGEISQPVHSAFGWHLIQLLNSRKVDKTDAAQKDRAYRLLFNRKFNEEAQSWMQELRASAYVKILDSRDAQ, encoded by the coding sequence ATGAAGAACTGGAAATCGCTCATTTTCGGATTGATGTTTTCAGTAAACTCTGTCGCAATGGCCGCGCCACAAGAGCTTAATAAGGTCGCTGCCGTTGTTAACAATGATGTCGTACTGGAAAGTGACGTCAACAGCCTTTTACAATCCGTTAAACTTAATGCAAAACATGCAGGCCAGCAGATACCGGATGAGAAAGCATTGCGTCATCAGATCCTTGAGCGCTTGATTATGGATGCCATTATTCTGCAAATGGCAGACCGAATGCAGATTACTATTCCTGATCAAGTCTTAGATTCTGCGATCACCAATATTGCAGCTCAAAACCACTTGAGCCTTGCCCAGTTGAAACAAAATCTGGTCGCAGATGGCATTAGCTTCGATACCTACCGTAATCAGATCCGCAAGGAAATGATGATTGCAGAAGTGCGTAACAATGAAGTCCGCCGTCGCGTCACTATCCTGCCACAGGAAGTTGATTCGCTGGCTAACCAAATCAGCAGCCAAAATAGTCAGGATTCTGAGTTAAATATTAGCCAGATCCTGATCCCCTTGCCGGAAAACCCAAGTCAGGAACAGGTAGAAAAAGCGGGAACCACGATCCAAAAAATCTTGTCTGAACTCAAGAATGGCGTGGATTTCGGCAAATTGGCACTCACCTATTCCGGTGATAGCCAAGCCCTGAAAGGGGGCAATATGGGCTGGAACAAACTGCAAGAGTTGCCATCCCTGTTTGCTGCGCAGCTCCAATCGGCACAAAAGGGGCAGATTATTGGCCCAATCCGTTCCGGTGTGGGTTTTCACATTCTGAAAGTGAATGATATCCGTGGTGGTCAGATGCCCATTGCCGTCACCGAAGTGGAAGCCCGCCATATTCTGCTGAAAACATCCCCCATTCTGAATGACGAGCAGGCACGCAACGAGTTGATGCAGCTCAGAGAAGCGATCTTAAGTGGTAAAACGTCATTCGAAGAAGCCGCAAAAGAGCATTCTGAAGATCCCGGTTCAGCCATGCGTGGTGGAGAATTGGGTTGGAATTTGCCAAGTGCTTACGATCCTGCTTTCCGCGATGCGTTGATGAAATTGCAAAAAGGTGAGATCAGCCAGCCTGTTCACTCCGCTTTCGGTTGGCACTTAATTCAACTGCTAAATAGCCGCAAAGTCGATAAAACAGATGCGGCACAGAAAGATCGTGCTTATCGCCTGCTATTCAACCGCAAATTCAATGAAGAGGCACAAAGCTGGATGCAGGAATTACGTGCCTCCGCTTATGTGAAAATTTTAGACAGTCGCGATGCACAATAA
- the lptD gene encoding LPS assembly protein LptD, which produces MNKCYPTLLATMVWAALYSQQAHADLAAQCMLGVPVYDKPIITGDPNKLPIYIKSDDTHGEYPNAVEFIGNVDIQQGNKTLTADKVRLEQTQAKEPVRTVTAVGNVSYDDPQIILKGPRAWANLNNKDTDVEQGRYQMVGRQGRGSADKMMLRDENRYTILNNGIFTSCLPGNDSWSVVGSEVILDREEEVAEIWNARFRVANVPVFYSPYLQLPIGDKRRSGFLIPNASFSNKDGFQFLLPYYWNIAPNYDATITPHLITMRGLKLDNEFRYLTQAGSGTVALDWIGRDRLYEEDKRLNIKPERDSNSRWLFYWNHSGVMNQVWRFSADYTKVSDPTYFSDFTSQYGSSTDGYATQKFSIGYAQKNWNATLTTKQFQIFTAGNAGEAYRAAPQLDMNYYKNDLGPFDFRSYAQIAKLTSVGEDQPNATRWHLEPSINLPLSNGWASLNNELKLMATHYQQDIPASAQKETPTLERSVTRVLPVFKSDAKMVFERTMHFDQNYTQTLEPRIQYLYVPYKNQNNIYNYDSSLLQTNYTGLFRDRFYGGLDRISSANQFTSGITTRIYDEDLVERFNLSVGQIYYFESPRVKDANPDPEKTDIISTKKNTGSVTWAGDAEWKINDSWGLKGGLQYDTRLSSVAMGNAVLEYRRDADRLVQLSYRFVDRDYIQATLKDKNNRDRMPAYQQGISQVGMVASWPLSDRWAFVGAYYYDTKEKQPASQMVGLQYNTCCWAVNVGYERKVTDWRFDSSQYDNKWSFNIELRGLSNNHSLGSQKMLQQGILPYQRAF; this is translated from the coding sequence TATCACAGGCGATCCGAATAAGCTGCCGATTTATATTAAGTCCGATGATACTCACGGTGAATATCCCAATGCGGTTGAGTTTATTGGTAATGTTGATATCCAACAGGGCAATAAAACCCTGACCGCCGATAAAGTCCGGCTCGAACAGACACAAGCTAAAGAACCTGTCCGCACGGTAACCGCCGTCGGTAATGTCAGCTATGATGACCCTCAGATCATCTTGAAAGGGCCACGCGCGTGGGCCAATCTGAACAATAAAGATACCGACGTAGAACAAGGCAGATACCAGATGGTTGGCCGTCAAGGACGCGGTAGTGCAGATAAGATGATGCTGCGTGATGAAAATCGCTATACCATCTTGAATAACGGGATATTTACTTCCTGCCTGCCCGGTAATGATAGCTGGAGCGTTGTGGGTTCTGAGGTGATCCTTGACCGTGAAGAAGAAGTCGCTGAAATCTGGAATGCCCGCTTTCGCGTTGCCAATGTGCCGGTGTTTTACAGTCCCTATTTGCAATTGCCTATCGGAGACAAACGCCGTTCTGGTTTTTTGATCCCCAACGCCAGTTTTTCCAATAAAGACGGTTTCCAATTCCTGCTGCCCTATTACTGGAACATTGCCCCCAACTATGATGCCACCATTACCCCGCATCTCATCACGATGCGTGGTTTGAAGCTGGATAATGAGTTCCGTTATTTAACCCAAGCGGGTTCAGGTACAGTGGCTCTGGATTGGATTGGGCGCGACCGTCTATATGAAGAGGACAAAAGGCTCAATATCAAGCCTGAGCGGGATAGTAACAGCCGTTGGTTGTTCTACTGGAATCACAGTGGCGTCATGAATCAGGTTTGGCGTTTTAGTGCTGATTATACCAAAGTCAGTGATCCAACCTATTTCAGTGACTTCACTTCACAATACGGTTCCAGTACCGATGGCTATGCCACCCAGAAGTTCAGTATTGGCTATGCCCAGAAAAACTGGAATGCCACATTGACCACCAAACAGTTCCAGATCTTTACCGCAGGTAATGCCGGAGAAGCCTACCGAGCTGCACCTCAGCTAGATATGAATTACTACAAGAATGATCTGGGGCCATTTGATTTCCGCTCTTATGCTCAAATCGCTAAATTAACCAGCGTAGGTGAGGATCAACCAAATGCAACCCGTTGGCATCTGGAACCTTCCATCAATTTACCACTTTCCAACGGCTGGGCTAGCCTCAATAATGAATTGAAATTGATGGCAACTCACTATCAACAAGATATTCCTGCCTCAGCCCAAAAGGAAACACCTACATTGGAAAGATCGGTTACTCGTGTCCTACCAGTGTTTAAATCTGATGCCAAGATGGTGTTTGAACGCACTATGCATTTTGATCAGAATTACACTCAGACACTGGAACCCCGTATCCAGTATCTTTATGTGCCTTATAAGAATCAAAATAACATCTATAACTACGATTCGTCCCTACTACAGACGAATTATACCGGTCTGTTCCGTGACCGCTTCTATGGCGGTTTAGACCGTATTTCATCAGCGAATCAATTTACCAGTGGTATCACCACCCGTATTTATGATGAGGATTTAGTTGAACGTTTTAATCTATCCGTAGGTCAAATTTATTACTTTGAGTCTCCACGTGTAAAAGATGCTAACCCCGATCCAGAAAAAACTGACATTATCAGCACTAAGAAAAACACTGGTTCTGTCACATGGGCAGGAGATGCTGAATGGAAAATCAATGACTCATGGGGGCTTAAGGGAGGACTACAATATGACACCCGTCTGAGTAGTGTTGCGATGGGAAATGCAGTCCTAGAATACCGTCGTGATGCTGACCGTTTGGTTCAATTGAGCTATCGATTCGTGGATCGCGATTATATCCAGGCCACCCTCAAAGATAAGAATAATCGAGATAGGATGCCCGCTTATCAGCAAGGGATTTCTCAAGTGGGCATGGTGGCAAGCTGGCCATTGTCCGATCGTTGGGCGTTTGTCGGGGCTTATTACTACGATACGAAAGAGAAACAGCCCGCCAGCCAGATGGTCGGTCTGCAATACAACACGTGTTGCTGGGCGGTTAATGTGGGTTATGAACGCAAGGTCACCGACTGGCGCTTCGATAGCAGCCAATATGACAATAAATGGTCATTCAATATTGAACTTCGTGGCCTAAGTAACAATCATAGTTTAGGCAGTCAGAAAATGTTGCAGCAAGGTATTCTTCCATACCAACGTGCATTCTGA
- the folA gene encoding type 3 dihydrofolate reductase: MISLIAAMAMDRVIGMENAMPWTLPGDLAWFKRNTLGKPVVMGRVTYESIGRPLPGRLNIVISSQPASDDRVTWVSSIEAALAAVGDVEEVMVMGGGKIYEQFIPLAHRMYLTHIDAEVIGDTHFPDYEPDEWNSTFTEYHDADEHNSHSYCFEVLERRE, from the coding sequence ATTATCAGCTTGATTGCTGCGATGGCTATGGATCGAGTTATTGGGATGGAAAACGCCATGCCTTGGACTTTGCCGGGCGATTTAGCCTGGTTTAAACGCAATACGCTCGGAAAGCCGGTTGTCATGGGGCGCGTGACTTATGAATCGATTGGTCGTCCTTTACCGGGGCGTCTGAATATCGTGATCAGCAGTCAACCTGCAAGTGATGATCGGGTCACTTGGGTGAGCTCTATCGAAGCGGCTTTGGCCGCCGTTGGCGATGTTGAAGAAGTGATGGTGATGGGAGGAGGAAAAATTTATGAGCAGTTTATTCCTCTGGCTCACCGTATGTATTTGACGCATATTGATGCGGAAGTGATTGGTGACACGCATTTCCCTGATTATGAGCCTGATGAGTGGAATTCAACGTTTACCGAATATCACGACGCAGATGAACACAATTCACACAGCTATTGTTTTGAAGTTCTGGAACGCCGAGAATGA